The nucleotide window GACCGCTTCGAAACCGGCCACCTCATCGACGAACACGGCGCCGCCGCCGTGGCGCACTGAGCGAGTCGACGCACCGGACTGAAAGGACCGACATGCTGCTCATCCACTGCCCGAACTGCGGGCCGAGGGACGAAACCGAATTCCACTACGGCGGACAGGCGCACGTTCCCTACCCCGAAGACCCGTACGCCCTGACCGACAGGGAATGGGGCGAGTACCTCTTCTACCGTGAGAACAGTCGCGGTGCCTTTGCCGAGATGTGGAGCCACAGCGC belongs to Brevibacterium spongiae and includes:
- a CDS encoding sarcosine oxidase subunit delta, producing MLLIHCPNCGPRDETEFHYGGQAHVPYPEDPYALTDREWGEYLFYRENSRGAFAEMWSHSAGCRKWFNAVRDTATYDFTAIYPIGSPRPDTQGEVR